The Agromyces mariniharenae sequence GCTCGGCGCGCTCTACGGCCTGCGCCGGGCGGCGCCCGCGACGCGCTGGGTGTGGCAGCTCGTGCTGCTCGTCGCCGGGCTCGCGGCGGTCGTGACCGCGTGGATCCTGCGGATCCGCATCATCGAGCTCCTCGACGCGCGAGCCGAGTTCGACGTGCGGCTCGACGTCTGGCGCGAGCTGTCGCGGTACCTCAACCAGAACCCCCTGCAGGGCTGGGGATGGGTCGGCACCTGGCCCGACACGGCGCCCTACACGTGGATCGAGCTCGCCACCGGTCGGCCGCATTCGTCCGCCCTCAGCGCCTACATCGACGTGTACTTCCAGGTCGGGGTCATCGGCGCGGCCCTGTTCATCGCGCTCGTCGGGGTCGCGCTCGTGCGCGCGTGGCTGCTCGCGTCGAGCCGGCGCAGCGTCGTGTACGTGTGGCCGGCCCTCATGCTCGTCGTCATCGCGGTCACGAGCTTCGCCGAGAGCTTCGCCCTCGGCGAGGGCGGCTGGATGCTGCTCGTCGTCTGCGCCGTCAAGGCCGCGCGCGACATGAGCTGGCGCGACGCCCTCGCGGCCGGGCGGCCGCCCGCGCCGACGCACGAGGAGCTGGCGTAGGCGGAGCGGCCTATACCGGCTGCACCAGGTCGCGCAGCACGTCCTGCGCGCCGAGGCCGTAGCGGCCGTAGGCGCCCGATCGCCACTCCCGCCAGACCGACGGCAGGCGACGCAGCCGCGACGCGGGGATCCCCTGCCGCACGTGCTCGTGGTCGAGCTTCGCGCGCACCTCGGCATCCACCGTCGCGTCGCCGCCGGCGATCGCGGGGAGGCGGTCGGCGAGATCCCGCGCGCGAGCGAGCAGGCGCGCGTTCCGCGCGGTGCGGGGCTCCCGCAGGCGCGCGAGCCTGCCGCCGGCGCCGAGGCGCGAGACGCCGATCTGGTTGGCCCCGTGCTGGCGGTAGTCGATGACGGGCTCGGCGATGACCGCGATGCCCCCGCCCACGGACGCGACGACGGCCAGCCACTCGTCGTGCACCCAGCTGGCGGGGAACGGTGCGGCGCGCTCGACGAGCGACCGCGAGACCATCATGGTCGCGCCGGTCAGCAGGTTCCGCTTGAGGAGCTCGGCGAACGCGGCATCCGTGCCCAGCCTCGTGCGCGTCGCGTCGTCGACCCCGAGCGTCTCGAGGAGCGAGGAGCCGAGCGGCGCGCCGGACTCGTCGACGAGGCGCGCCTCGGCCGCGACGAGGTCGAGCCCGGGACGTGCGTCGAACGCGGCCACGGCGCGCTCCACGCGGTCGGGGTGCCAGACGTCGTCCTGGTCGCTGAGGGCGATGAGGTCGCCGGATGCCGCGCGCAGCGCCTGCTCGAAGTTGGGCGTCACGCCGAGCGCCACTGGGTTGCGCTCGACGACGAGCGCGGGCGTCGCGGCATCCGTGGGCCGGTGCTCGGCGAGGACCTGCTCGGCGAGCTCGACCGTGCCGTCGCCCGAGGCGTCGTCGGAGAGCACGATCTCGTCGACCGGGTGCGACTGCGCGAGGATGCTCTCGAGCTGCTCGCGGAGGAAGCGCGCGCCGTTGTGCGTGCCGAGCGCGACCGAGACGCGCGCCCGGGGCGTGTCGGACATCAGCGATTCCGCTTGAGGCCCACGTTGAGCACGCCGAGGAACATGCCGGCCATGATCGTCTGCGCGCCGAGCATCATGAGCAGGGCGGCCAGGACGGCGGTCCGCAGCGTGGTCGAGGGATCGAGCGCGCCGAAGCCGCTCGCCGCCCACATCGAGAACTGCCAGATCGCGATCGCGAGCCCGATCACGAAGATCGCGAGGCCGACGAGCGCGCTGCTCTCGAGGCTGATGCGCCGTTCGAGCCGGTCGAAGTTGCGCGACCTCGGTATGCGGAAGCCCTCGTGCTGCGCGTAGATCTTCGTGAGGATCGCGAACAGCACGGATTGGTAGCCCACGACGGTGAGTGCGGCGAGGTACACCTGGCTCGACACGTCGAAGCCGACGTCGCCGAGGATGATCGGCCCGAAGCTGATGAACAGGGTGCCGAGGAGTCCGATGAAGAACGCCACCGCGCCCGGGATGAGGAAGAGCCAGCGCGGGCTGAAGATGAGGAGGAACCTCAGGTGACGCCAGCCGTCGCGCCAGCTGCGCAGGTGGGGCGGGCGGCTGCGGCCGTCCTTGTCGAGCGTGGTCGGCACCTCGGAGACGCGGAGGCCGCCGAGGGTCGACTTCACCACGACCTCGCTCGCGAACTCCATGCCCGTGGTCTGGAGGTGCAGGTTCAGGATCGACCGGCGGTTGAACCCGCGGAGACCGCAGTGGAAGTCGCCGATCGGCGAGCGGAACAGCACACGCCCGATCCAGGAGAGCACCGGGTTGCCGAGGTACTTGTGCAGCGGCGGCATGGCGCCCTCGGCGATGCCGCCCTTGAAGCGGTTGCCCATGACGAGCTCGTCGCCCGCACGGAGCCGCTCGACGAACGGGTCGAGCCGGGAGAAGTCGTAGCTGTCGTCGGCGTCGCCCATGATGACGTACTCGCCGCGGGCGGCCTCGATGCCGCCGAGCAGCGCACTGCCGTAGCCCTTCGCGGGCACGTCGACGACCCGCGCGCCGTGCGCGCGTGCGATGTCCTGCGAGCCGTCGGTGGACCCGTTGTCGGCGACGACGACCTCGCCGACGACCCCGCTGCGCGCCAGGTAGCCCTGGGCCTTGTCGATGCAGGTGGCGAGCGTCTCGGCCTCGTTCAGGCACGGCATGACGATCGAGAGTTCGATCGCCTCGGTGGAAGTCGGCATGCGAGGGGTCCTTCGTACGCGGGGCAGCCTCACCATCGTACAGAATGGGTGCGATGAATCTGGGTCTCGTGGTCTCGACGCTCGGTCGGGTCGAACCGCTCGAGCGCCTGCTGCGATCCCTCGCCCCGCAGGTCGGCCCCGACGACCGGATCGTGCTCGTCGCGCAGGGTGATCGCGAGGCCGTCGAGCGCCTCGCCGAGCGCTTCCGCGGCGCCGACGTCGCCATCGACGTGACCACGTCGGAGCGCGGTGCGTCCCGGGGCCGCAACGCCGGCGTCGCCGCGCTTCCTCCGGGCGAGCGGCTCCTCCACTTCCCCAACGACACGACGTGGTTCCCCGACGGGAGCGTCGCGGCGATCCGTGCCGCGTCGGGGTCGGTCACGGCGGGCGCGCTCACCGTCGTCGACGAGCACGGCCCGAAGTTCGCGCTGCCCGCGGCCGGCACGCCCCTCGACCGGTGGAACGTGTGGAGCGTCATCGAGATGGGGCTCCTCATGCGCCGGTCCGTGTTCGACGAGGTGGGCGGGTTCGACCCCGACCTCGGCACCGGGGCGCCCACGCCATGGCAGGCCGGCGAGGCGACCGATCTGCTGCTGCGGATGGCGGAGCGGCGGCCCGACCTCGCCGCCGCGTTCACGTGGCTGCCCTCCGACGTGAGCGTCGGGGGCATCGCCGACCCGTCGGGACTCTCGACGCGCGAACGGCGCCGGAAGCTGCGCGCGTACGGACGCGGGCTCGGGCGCCTCGTCGTACGCCACCGGTACCCGTGGTGGTGGCGCCTCGCGTTCGTGTCCGGCGGGCTCGCCTTCGGGCTGCGCCATCGCGCGACCAACACCGTGGGCGACGGCTGGTGGGTGTTCCTCGGCCGCGCCGAGGGGACGCTCGGGCGCACGCTCGGCGGATCCACCGAGGCGGTGACGCGGTGACCGAGCCCATGCCGGGACCGATCCGGATGCGACGCGCCGCGATGAGCCTCATCACGCTGCTCGGCGGCATTTCTCTGGCCGTCATCCCGGCCGCGACGGTGTCGATCTCGTCCCGGCTCTTCACGGTCGAGGAGCAGGGCGTGCTCGCCGTGGCCGTGCTCGTGGCGACGTTCGCGGGGCAGCTCACCTTCGCGGTGGTCGTCGAGTCGCGGCTCAGCTCCGCGGCGACCGAGCGACGTGTGGTCTTCCCGCTCTGGCTCGCCGCGATCTCGGTGCTCACGGCGCTCGTGCTCGCGATCATCCCGCCGAACGCGATCGCGCTCGCGATCGGGCTGCCGATCCTCATCGCCGCGCTCGAGGTCGGTCGCGGCGTCTCGGTCGCCGAGCGGCTCGACCGGCGCGAGATCGCGGCATCCGTCGCCGTCGGCCTGGGAGCGCTCATCGGCGTGCTCGCCGGGTTCGCGGAGCAGCAGTGGGCGCTCATCCCGCTCGTCGCGGGCATCGCCGTCGCCACGTGCGTGCGGTGCCTCCCGGTCACGCACCGGGCGAGCCGGCCCGAGCCGGCCGTCATGGGCTGGGTGGTCGCCGACACGGCGATCACCGGCGCGATCTACCCGCTGCTCAACACGATGATCCTCGCGTTCCTCGGTTCTGCCGACGCGGTGCTCTTCACCTCGATCTCGACCGTGTCGGGGCTGCTCGCGATCCCGCTGAACTTCATGCGGCTGCGACTCCTGAAGGAGCACTCGCGGCTCGACATCGTCGTCTCGGGCGCGTCGGTGCTCGCCGCCGTCGTCGCGCTGCTGGTGCTCGAGTTCACGGGTGTGTTC is a genomic window containing:
- a CDS encoding glycosyltransferase family 2 protein encodes the protein MSDTPRARVSVALGTHNGARFLREQLESILAQSHPVDEIVLSDDASGDGTVELAEQVLAEHRPTDAATPALVVERNPVALGVTPNFEQALRAASGDLIALSDQDDVWHPDRVERAVAAFDARPGLDLVAAEARLVDESGAPLGSSLLETLGVDDATRTRLGTDAAFAELLKRNLLTGATMMVSRSLVERAAPFPASWVHDEWLAVVASVGGGIAVIAEPVIDYRQHGANQIGVSRLGAGGRLARLREPRTARNARLLARARDLADRLPAIAGGDATVDAEVRAKLDHEHVRQGIPASRLRRLPSVWREWRSGAYGRYGLGAQDVLRDLVQPV
- a CDS encoding glycosyltransferase family 2 protein, with the protein product MNLGLVVSTLGRVEPLERLLRSLAPQVGPDDRIVLVAQGDREAVERLAERFRGADVAIDVTTSERGASRGRNAGVAALPPGERLLHFPNDTTWFPDGSVAAIRAASGSVTAGALTVVDEHGPKFALPAAGTPLDRWNVWSVIEMGLLMRRSVFDEVGGFDPDLGTGAPTPWQAGEATDLLLRMAERRPDLAAAFTWLPSDVSVGGIADPSGLSTRERRRKLRAYGRGLGRLVVRHRYPWWWRLAFVSGGLAFGLRHRATNTVGDGWWVFLGRAEGTLGRTLGGSTEAVTR
- a CDS encoding glycosyltransferase family 2 protein → MPTSTEAIELSIVMPCLNEAETLATCIDKAQGYLARSGVVGEVVVADNGSTDGSQDIARAHGARVVDVPAKGYGSALLGGIEAARGEYVIMGDADDSYDFSRLDPFVERLRAGDELVMGNRFKGGIAEGAMPPLHKYLGNPVLSWIGRVLFRSPIGDFHCGLRGFNRRSILNLHLQTTGMEFASEVVVKSTLGGLRVSEVPTTLDKDGRSRPPHLRSWRDGWRHLRFLLIFSPRWLFLIPGAVAFFIGLLGTLFISFGPIILGDVGFDVSSQVYLAALTVVGYQSVLFAILTKIYAQHEGFRIPRSRNFDRLERRISLESSALVGLAIFVIGLAIAIWQFSMWAASGFGALDPSTTLRTAVLAALLMMLGAQTIMAGMFLGVLNVGLKRNR